The segment CGAGGCGGAACTGCTGCGCCGGGTCGAGGACGGCCTCGCCGACGAGATCGGTCGTATGCTCGATGACGGTGTCGTCGCCGCTCCGGAGGACATCGACCTCTGCCTCATCCTCGGCGCGGGCTGGCCGTTCCAGATGGGCGGGGCGACGCCCTACCTCGATCGGGTCGGCGCGTCCGAGCGCGTGCGCGGTCGGACCTTCCACCAGCCCGCCATCCGCGGCGTCTCCGCCGTCTGACACTCGTAGCGGCGCCCGACACAGGCTGTTGCCGGTGTCGGGCTCCGCTGCACGTGTGGGGAGCTCCTGCGGATCGCGAGGTGGTCGCGCGCTAGTCGCGGGCGGCCTGGGTCGCGCGCTCGGCCTCGCGTCGGGCGACGGGGATCTTGCTGCCGAGCACCATCGCCGTCACGTCGCGGGCGATGACCTGCGGGGTGAGACCGGCGTCTTCCAGGATCTGGGCGCGCGACGCGTGCTCCAGGAACTCGTCGGGAAGCCCGAGCTCGGTGACGGCGGTGTCGACCTCGGCCGCGCGGAGATCCTGACGGACCCGCGTGCCGATCCCGCCGACGCGGATGCCGTCCTCGAGGGTCACCACCAGGCGGTGCTCGGCGGCCAGACCGATGATGCTCTTCGGCACGGGGACGACCCAGCGGGGGTCGACGACGGTCGCCCCGATCCCCTGGTCGGCGAGGCGCTCAGCCACGTCGAGGGCGAGCGTCGCCATCGGCCCCACGGCGACGATGAGCACGTCGGGCTTGTCGCCGCGGCGCAGGACCTCGACCCCGTCGTCGAGGCGTTCGACGGCCTCGATGTCGGTGCCGGCCGGCCCCTTGGGGAAGCGCACGACGGTCGGACCGTCGGTGACGGCCACGGCCTCGCGGAGCTCCTCGCGCAGACGCGTGGCGTCGCGGGGGGCGGCGAGCCGGATGCCCGGGACGACCTGCAGGATGGCGAGATCCCACATGCCGTGGTGACTCGGGCCGTCCGGCCCCGTGACGCCCGAGCGATCGAGCACGAACGTCACGCCGGCCTTGTGCAGCCCGACGTCCATCAGCACCTGGTCGAAGGCCCGGTTGATGAACGTGGCGTAGAGGGCGACCACCGGGTGCAGTCCGCCGAACGCGAGGCCGGCCGCCGAGGCGACGGCGTGCTGCTCGGCGATGCCGACGTCGAAGACGCGCTTGGGGTACTTCTCGGCGAACCGGTGCAACCCGACGGGGCGGAGCATGGCGGCGGTGATGCCGACGACGTTCCGGTCGTGATCGGCGATGTGGACGATCTCGTCGGCGAACACGTCGGTCCAGCCGGGACCCTTCGAGGTCTCGAGGGTCTCGCCGGTCTCGGGGTCGATGTGGCCGACCGCGTGGAACTGGTCCGCCGCGTCGTGGAGGGCCGGCTCGTAGCCGCGGCCCTTCTGCGTGATGGCGTGGACGATGACAGGGGCGCCGTAGTTCTTCGCCTGCCGGAGCGCCTCCTCCATCGCCGCCTGGTCGTGGCCGTCGATCGGGCCGATGTACTTGATGTCGAGGTTGGAGTAGAGCGCCTCGTTGTTCGTGAAGC is part of the Frondihabitans sp. 762G35 genome and harbors:
- the dxs gene encoding 1-deoxy-D-xylulose-5-phosphate synthase, which encodes MSLLETIHGPRDLDGLSDEQMIALGAEIRRFLVAEVSKTGGHLGPNLGVVELTLALHRVFDSPKDAIVFDTGHQSYVHKLVTGRQDFSALRLREGIAGYPQRSESEHDIVESSHASSSLSWADGISRAFTLTGHGDRSVIAVVGDGALTGGMTWEALNNISDDNTRRLIIVVNDNGRSYAPTIGGMARFLNSVRTSHPYRDMHLSSRAAFDHLGSPARAFYRGVRGGLHGFLSRFTNNEALYSNLDIKYIGPIDGHDQAAMEEALRQAKNYGAPVIVHAITQKGRGYEPALHDAADQFHAVGHIDPETGETLETSKGPGWTDVFADEIVHIADHDRNVVGITAAMLRPVGLHRFAEKYPKRVFDVGIAEQHAVASAAGLAFGGLHPVVALYATFINRAFDQVLMDVGLHKAGVTFVLDRSGVTGPDGPSHHGMWDLAILQVVPGIRLAAPRDATRLREELREAVAVTDGPTVVRFPKGPAGTDIEAVERLDDGVEVLRRGDKPDVLIVAVGPMATLALDVAERLADQGIGATVVDPRWVVPVPKSIIGLAAEHRLVVTLEDGIRVGGIGTRVRQDLRAAEVDTAVTELGLPDEFLEHASRAQILEDAGLTPQVIARDVTAMVLGSKIPVARREAERATQAARD